One Nomascus leucogenys isolate Asia chromosome 22a, Asia_NLE_v1, whole genome shotgun sequence DNA segment encodes these proteins:
- the CINP gene encoding cyclin-dependent kinase 2-interacting protein isoform X1 gives MEAKTLGIVTPRKPVLSVSARKIKDNAADWHNLILKWETLNDAGFTTANNIANLKISLLNKNKIELDSSSPASKENEEKVCLEYNEELEKLCEELQATVDGLTKIQVKMEKLSSTTKGICELENYHYGEESKRPPLFHTWPTTHFYEVSHKLLEMYRKELLLKCTVAKELAHAGDPDLTLSYLSMWLHQPYVESDSRLHLESMLLETGHRAL, from the exons ATGGAAG CAAAGACTCTTGGAATTGTAACACCCAGAAAACCTGTCTTATCTGTCAGTGCAAGAAAAATTAAGGACAATGCGGCTGATTGGCACAATTTAATCCTGAAGTGGGAAACCCTCAATGATGCAGGTTTTACCACTGCAAATAATATTGCCAACTTGAAAATCAGTTTATT gaATAAAAACAAGATAGAACTAGACAGCAGCAGCCCAGCCTcgaaggaaaatgaagaaaaggtgTGTCTGGAATATAACGAGGAACTGGAGAAGCTGTGTGAGGAACTGCAGGCCACCGTGGATGGGTTG ACCAAAATACAGGTGAAAATGGAAAAGCTGTCTTCAACTACCAAGGGAATTTGTGAACTAGAAAACTACCATTATGGGGAGGAGAGTAAACGACCCCCTCTGTTCCACACGTGGCCTACAACCCATTTCT ATGAGGTTTCGCATAAGCTCTTGGAGATGTACAGGAAGGAGCTGCTCCTGAAGTGCACAGTGGCCAAGGAGCTTGCACACGCCGGGGATCCCGACCTCACCCTGAGCTACTTGTCCATGTGGCTGCACCAGCCCTACGTGGAGAGCGACAGCAGGCTGCATCTGGAGAGCATGCTGCTGGAGACAGGCCACCGAGCTCTGTGA
- the CINP gene encoding cyclin-dependent kinase 2-interacting protein isoform X2 — translation MEKLSSTTKGICELENYHYGEESKRPPLFHTWPTTHFYEVSHKLLEMYRKELLLKCTVAKELAHAGDPDLTLSYLSMWLHQPYVESDSRLHLESMLLETGHRAL, via the exons ATGGAAAAGCTGTCTTCAACTACCAAGGGAATTTGTGAACTAGAAAACTACCATTATGGGGAGGAGAGTAAACGACCCCCTCTGTTCCACACGTGGCCTACAACCCATTTCT ATGAGGTTTCGCATAAGCTCTTGGAGATGTACAGGAAGGAGCTGCTCCTGAAGTGCACAGTGGCCAAGGAGCTTGCACACGCCGGGGATCCCGACCTCACCCTGAGCTACTTGTCCATGTGGCTGCACCAGCCCTACGTGGAGAGCGACAGCAGGCTGCATCTGGAGAGCATGCTGCTGGAGACAGGCCACCGAGCTCTGTGA